A stretch of Bos indicus x Bos taurus breed Angus x Brahman F1 hybrid chromosome 17, Bos_hybrid_MaternalHap_v2.0, whole genome shotgun sequence DNA encodes these proteins:
- the IL15 gene encoding interleukin-15, translating to MRILKPYLRSTSIQCYLCLLLNSHFLTEAGIHVFILGCISASLPKTEANWQYVINDLKTIEHLIQSIHMDATLYTESDAHPNCKVTAMQCFLLELRVILHESKNATIYEIIENLTMLANSNLSSIENKTELGCKECEELEEKSIKEFLKSFVHIVQMFINTS from the exons ATGAGAATTTTG aaaccaTATTTGAGAAGTACTTCCATCCAGTGCTACTTGTGTTTACTTCTGAACAGTCATTTTTTAACAGAGGCTGGCATTCATGTCTTCATTTtggg CTGTATCAGTGCAAGTCTTCCCAAAACAGAAGCAAACTGGCAGTATGTAATAAATGATTTGAAAACAATTGAGCATCTTATTCAA tcTATACATATGGATGCCACTTTATATACTGAAAGTGATGCTCAT CCCAATTGCAAAGTAACAGCGATGCAGTGCTTTCTCCTGGAGTTACGAGTTATTTTACACGAGTCCAAAAATGCCACCATTtatgaaataatagaaaatctTACCATGCTAGCAAACAGCAATTTATCTTCTATTGAG AATAAAACAGAATTGGGATGCAAAGAATGTGAGGAACTGGAGGAAAAAAGTATCAAAgaatttttgaagagttttgtaCATATTGTGCAAATGTTCATCAACACTTCTTGA